The sequence gtgtaccccgcctctcgccccgaagacagctgggataggctccagcataccccccgtaaccctcgtgaggaaaagcggtagaaaatgaatgaaagattaaagacacacctttttaatcaagcttttaactaatattttttaactttttagtcctattttatgttcttagtctttagcttttaactccagtatttcctcgggggggggggtcctccacactgggggctgtgtcaggtctgctgagggggtgccatccttgggtcccttcgacccgctCGGCTGGGGGggtcctccctttaatgtggggggtcTGCCCGTCTGTAGGAGTCGGggggctcctcccagtgtggacggccccaaagatggcgtttccttgatcctcagtgccatgccatgtctccctattgtgtgtgattgtgtgtgattgtgtgtgtgtgtttctagtatggagggtgggaaggggaggggctttcttagtaattgttttttcttttcattcattcattcattttctaccgcttttcctcacaagggtcgcggggggtgctggagcctatcccagctgtcttcgggcgtaaggcggggtacaccctagactggtggccagccaatcacagggcacatatagacaaataaccattcacactcacattcatacctatggacaatttggagtcgctaattaacctagcatgtttttggaatgtgggaggaaaccggagtacccggagaaaacccacgcatgcacggggagaacatgcaaactccacacagagatgcccgagggtggtctcctagctgtgaggtctgtgaggtAACCCCTAGactaccgtgccgcccctgttttttcttttaattgtggtaatttttaattctgtaaagcactttgtgttgcatgtctttgcaggaaaagtgctatacaaataaagttgatttgattttgatcaGTAATTGCTGAAAAAAGtgcttcctactcctttttcaacattttaaacTAAGTGATTACAATTCTGTTTTTTCCAGACATTCTGACAAAATGGACATGGAGCCGAGCGTTCAAGCCAACTCCTCCGACAGCTACCAGCTGAACCCCACCAGCGTCATCGTATCGGTGGTCTTTTCGCTCATCTTCCTCCTGGGCACGGTGGGCAACAGCCTGGTGCTGGCCGTGCTCCTGCGGAGCGGCCAGGTGGGCTACAACACCACCAACCTGTTCATCCTCAACCTGAGCGTGGCAGacttcttcttcatcatcttctgcGTGCCCTTCCAAGCCACCATCTACTCGCTGGAGGGCTGGGTCTTCGGCTCCTTCATGTGCAAGGCCGTGCACTTCTTCATCAACCTCACTATGTACGCTAGCAGCTTCACGCTCGCCGCCGTTTCCGTGGACAGGTAGGCGCGCACGTCCAGCACATCACGTCCTATCTTTGGCATAGTCACTCCATTCAGTGTCCTGATTCTTTGTGTTTCTATAACCTATTTAAATAACAATTGACAATTTCATATAACAGTACTTCTACAATCTACTTGTAATAATTCACTCAGATAACAAATTCATAAAACAGTATCTTTAAAGCATTTGGTGCTTCCTTTTATCATTTATCTGCCCGGCAACATCAAAAGCTCTAACCTGTGGGTTGTTCTAACGAGTGAAACACGCATCTATGACCTACGAATGATCTTTGATGTActccatacatactgtacacgtTGGAGTAATACTCCGAGGTTGCCAAATATTCCTGATCATCAACATTTGACAATACTTTGACATCATTCAAGATGTGAGCTGTGGATGGAATAAGATTTTATTCCATGTGTGCTCATTAAGAATACCTTTGAATATTTTGTCcacattatgtattattattatcatgaattattttttaataattttttataatttaatatttttttttactaaatattttgtattttatttcatttttgtattttattttagtcaccACACCATTGATtttattgttttcctttttttggctTTGCATTTTACCTATTTTGTTCCTTGTTTGTATAAGGAAGTAGCTTAACTCTAGGCTAATTTTTGCGTAGCTTTACATAGCATTACGTAATATTGGGGGCAAAAGTTTTAGCGTAAGAGTAGTTGAGCTACTGACTTTTGTACACCGATTAAATTTTTGTGCTATGCTACATAGCGTTTAGTTGCGTTGCATGAAAATTTGGCAATAGTAGCTGACGTTTTTTGGCCCAATTTAATTtttgtgctatgctatgctccATGGCGTTACAATGAGTAGCATAGAGCTGTGTTACATAGCCTAATTTTGCGTCAATTagcacaaaaaaagacaaaaatcttAGCATGGGGAGTATCTGAACTTGTGACTTTTACCGcttattacatttttgtggtATGCTATGCTATCCTATGCTATTCTGCATTGCGTTGAATTGTGTCGTGtttcattaaataatacaaaaattcgACAGAAGACAAAATTCTCAGCATAAGGAGTGACTGAActtgtgacatttacttttgATTAAATTTTTGTGCTATGTTCCACTATCCTATGCTGTGCTGCATTGTGTAGAACTGCGTAGTTTTACATCAATTagcacaaaaaaagacaaaaatcttAGCATGGGTGAGTGACTGAACTTGTGACTTTTACCGcttattacatttttgtggtATGCTATGCTATCCTATGCTACTCTGCATTACGTAGAATTGCATAGTGTTTCATTAAATAGCACAAAAATTCGACAGAAGATAAAATTCTTAGCGTAGGGAGTATCTGAACTTGTGACTTTTACTGCTTATTACATTTTTGCGGTATGCTATGCTATCTTATGCTACTCTGCATTGCGTTGAATTGCATAATGTTGCATTAAATACCACAAAAATTCGACAGAAGACAAAATTCTCAGCATAAGGAGTGGCTGAACTTGTGACATTTACTTCCGATTAAATTTTTGTGCTATGTTACACTATCCTATGCTGTGCTGCATTGTGTTGAATTGTGTAGTTTTGCGTCAAatagcacaaaaaaaagacagaggACAAAAATCTTAGCGTAGCGCCTGTCTGAATTTGTGACTTTTACCACTTATTAAATTTTTGCGGTATGCTATGCTATCCTATGCTACTCTGCATTGCGTTGAATTACGTAGTGTTGCATTAAATAGCACAAAAATTCGACGGAAGACAAAATTCTCAGCGTAGGGAGTGGCTGAACTTGTGACTTTTACCGcttattacatttttgtggtATGCTATGCTATCCTATGCTACTCTGCATTGCGTTGAATTGCATAGTGTTGCATCATATAGCACAAAAATCTTGTGACTTTTCATGTTATGCTGCGTTTGAGGTCATGTTATTGTGTTTATATTGCATTCtatatttgtattgtgtttAATCTGCAGGTACTTGGCCATTCGCTACCCGCTACGCTCCAGAGAGCTGAGAACGCCGTGCAACGCGGTGGTTGCCATGGTGGTCATCTGGGGCCTGTCCCTGGTGTTTGCGGGCCCTTACCTGAGTTACTATGACCTGGTGGACTACGCCAACAGCACGGTGTGCATACCCGGCTGGCAGGAGCGCGACCGCAAGATGCTGGACACGTGTACTTTCCTGTTTGGTTACGTCATCCCGGTGCTTATCGTCAGCCTCTCGTACACGCGTACCATCAAGTACCTGTGGACGGCCGTGGACCCCTTGGATGGGATGTCCGAGTCCAAACGGGCCAAGCGCAAAGTGACCAAAATGATCATTATCGTAACGGTGCTCTTCTGCATCTGCTGGCTTCCCTACCATGTCGTCATCCTTTGCTACCTGTACGGAGACTTCCCCTTTAATCAGGTGACCTACGCCTTCAGGCTGCTGTCTCACTGCATGGCCTACGCCAACTCCTGCGTCAACCCCATCGTTTACGCGCTGGTCTCCAAGCACTTCCGCAAGGGCTTCAAAAAGGTCTTCAGCTGCATCCTCAGCAAGAACCGCCGCAACAAAGTGCACGTCGTGCACGTGGCCAACACCGTGCCGGGGTTCGAGGCGGCCACCACAGAGGTGTCGCAAATGAACGAGGAGAACGCGCGGCAGAACGAGTGCGAGATGACGAATCGACGAGTCGTGGAGCCCAGGGAGGCCACGGTGACCCTGAACTCACCCTTTCAGCACCCCACCTGACCCGGCTACTAAAACAGGGGGACTTTTGTATATCTTGAAGAGCACATTAAAACACACAGTGTGTTTTCATCTCTAGCTGCGCCCCCGGATTCCATTTCAAGCTCAATATTTGCCTTACATAGGAGACATGTCATATATGGGACGTATACGTAATGTAAGGGATTCATGCACAACCATGCACAGCACACTCGGAGGAACCATAGCAAAtcaatgaaattattattattattattccactgTGTTTGAGAGCACCTCATCGTGTGCTGCAGAAACCCcttaaagcagtgcttctcaaatagcggGGTGGGCTCCCCCGGGGCGACGTGACTGGCAGGGAAGACTTTCAATATCAGTGCAAGCCTGCCATCATTGTTGTACTAGCATGCTTCACTGTACTCCATTTTGTTGTATGTTTGACTTCAGTCTTTACGGTACAGATGAACAAATATATAGGATCACTTTTTCAATAGGGTTTCAAATCTGGGGAGCGGGTTCTGTCACGTCCCCAGGTGGGGGGGGACAGAAAATAGAGAACCACTGCATTAAAGGAATATTGTGGCACCTCCAACCCCTAATGATGGAATTGACTGttcattgtattatttttgtacttaaTACTTATTTTTGGTgccactttttgttttattttctcatttttattttattttatttcatacactgcacctttgacctttgactttattctttatttattattatttattctatatttcaattggcgactccaaattgtccatgggtattgatgtgagtatgaatggttgtttgtctatatgtgccctgtgattggctggcgaccagtccagggtgtaccccgcctctcgcccgaagacagctgggataggctccagcacaccctcatgaggaaaaaacggtagaaaatgaatgaatgaatatttattttttttaatcccagttttatataatttttttaaatttaatttctgaaaatacaaatttattttttgtgtattttctttgtTCTATTTTTAATCATTAATTACATCATTAATGATTTATATTACATttctcatttttgtatttttaaaatctgtattatatgtttttattatttatttgaatttacacatacatatgtgtgtgtttgtgtatgtatgtatatatgtgtatgtatacacacacacacaaatatatattccaaacttgggggggggggggttggacaaGGACCTTAAAGTCAcctacacataaaaaaaagccaatccATCACTTGAAATGACTTTTACCATCAGACTTTATTTCACCTTTTTGCCTTAACCATCACCTGCACTTTTATGACCCCTTTGCATCATGGCTGCAATTTTGTAGGATTTTAATCCTACAAAAAAACACTTAgtaaaatatattacagtaatgTCATAAAGATGtacacagtcatccctcgctatattgtggacaaaaaaaaaataacagacatTTGCACAAAGTATCGGTATCCGATCGAAAAGAACAGTGATATCGCACATCACCGGTGGTCGCGTTGTTATTACAGCATCCGTTACGACAGCATATGCAAATATATGCAAATTACCCCATGACGCCAGCGAGCTACTTCCCAGACAGCCAATAGCAACCTTTCTTACTGAGGAGTTCGCAACACTGCCGAGTGAACACATTTTCCGAGACGCTGATCGAGCAGGAGTTTTATTtccgtcttaaatggcttatttaacttttattttgtctactGTATTAGGTGACAcgagtgtaaagccatttaaagccgcCATTGCAACACAACGAGCTATTGTTAATGCCAGAAGTATGCTgtccaggaaaaaaacaacaggaaacTACTAGCACGTGAGTCTGTTAcgttttattttctctgattaatggtgtcatttcatgtctatgCTGCTCCAATCATGTTTAAAACTCTATTTAGGTGATTGTGAACCGTTTTTTATGCTATATATTTCACTATTTATCATGAAGTTCGACTTGAATCAATTAagcgcgataaacgagggacggcCGTAACACCATGTAGCTTATTGAAGTACTGTGGCGTTCACGTGTCGATGTAGAGTAGGACCAAGGAGCTTCAGCTGCTTGAATTGAAGTAGCTCTTTATTTGGGATAGAGAGTCACTACTTcacataatgggaataaagagGGGGGATTACAAAGAACACTTAACCATACTCATAGTGGGAGAGAGAGAAATGCTATACAACAATCTGGTCCACTACTAGTACTACCTGTAGTACTACGTGTATGAGAATAACTTGcataacatgaaacatgttACAATTATTTACAAAGCATGTTGGTACTGTATGTAATATAGCGgttcactttttttgttgttgttgttccagtTGCTTTGTGTCAAGCATGCAGTGCAGCTCAGGTTACGgatgatttatttataaatacatttaacagCATGTTTCTCtttagtgttatgttttttttaaagatgtatatttttaaaagctgtGAAATGATGGCtacttttaatgaaaaaaagctCTATATATTTGTGTTATGCTGTGTATGTACGTGCTACCTCAATTATGTGCTTTGGCCTcatgttaatgtgtgtgtgtgtgtgtgtgtgtgtgtgtgtgtgtttgcgtgaaGCACAACCAATTTTCCTCTCAAAGGATGAATTTTTCCAAATGGGAGTGTTGTTCTTTGCGGTTGACGTCAGTCCTTTCCTCTCGGGTTTacatatatgtgtttttttttcttaaatacagtataaatacagtCTTGTTGAAGAGcctgtttatatatttacatggatgattgattaaaatatttcagtgtacagtatttatacTGGTGAGTGTAGTAAATAAATATGGCTACATTAGCATTATTTAAgatacctgttttttttagtgactgcatcaacaatattttttataatttattaaaacattatttatgTAGTTAgctatttaaatatgtttttgttgtagaTACAAGATTGATGTACaacatttttcatattatgagggAACAATGTTGTCGTCCCTCAGTCACATTTCAAACCGACGTGTCACTGTCAAGCTTGGCAGTCATGGCGTTGCTATGGCAACcaacagccatcatcatcatgcatAGATTGACGGGTTGTTTCAGggttattttagttatttcaaCTGTCATCTtcctcttgtaatattttgactatattcccATATTGTAACATTTTCCCAAACCtaattaacatgcaaactccacacagagatggctgagggtggaattgaacctggtcctgtgtgctaaccactcgtacaccgtgcagcccctaaaatgttttatttccttttatttacaaatttgggtaatacgggtttaaaagtcaatataggggtgttatttcatgtctagagggctctaataatgcttaaatattcattcattttctactgcttatccacacgagggttgccggggtgctggagcctatgtcttcgggcgagaggcggggtacaccctggaccggtggctagccaatcacagggcacatatagacaaacaaccattcacactcacattcatacctatggacaatttggagttgctaattaacctagcatgtttttggaagaaaacccatgcatgcacaggggagaacatgcaaactccacacagagaaggtggaatcgaactcgggtctcctagctgtgtggcttcagcgctaaccacttgctcactttatttgatgtttttgtttaatatcCCAATTTAAATCTTTAGTATTTCTATATATGTTCATGCTACTAAATATTTTCCCTCATTATTACAACATTGCATAAATTACatcttattttttctattttaattatttgtgctaatttttttttttttttttacagttttttcttCGCTGCAGGCCCCTGgggcacactttggacacccctgatttagcctCTTTGGTTCCAGGTGAGTCCATGACCATGAGTGACTGCCGTTGCCGGTAATGACTGTTGTTGTAGAACAGTGAAATACCTTAGATCCTGTAGCATCCCCTCAAACTGGCGCTTTCATTTCCATGTGTTAATAAGACTCCAGACGGTTGTGTTGGTTTATTGCATGTATTTATTGTCCAGGTAccgttttcacttttttttttgttgtgaatcTGCTGATCGGGGCTGCTGGTTGATGACATGTTCATGTTGcacatatttacatacaaaCACAGCAACAATCCATCTGAATGATATTAATACTATTAAAGGCACTCTGATGATTTTACTTCACATAGTTGACTGACTTTTGGGACTTTCAAAAGAAAATGCGCTAGTCTActtttcaaacaaaaacatgtcaacaACAGAAATTGTGTACTCACATAgctgaatatattattattattatagctcaTAATGGATAGCACTGAAAACATTCTGTACGCATACGTAATATCTCAAGGTGTACCGCTTATgtaatgcttttattgtgacaCGTCCTTCAGTAGCAACTGCAGCAAATATATGAGCCGTACAAAACCTCGGCAAAGAACAGCATCTATTTTCTGACTTCTTGCAGTAATAAGCAGCACTTCCaaagtataataaatataataaatgaaaggGGCTGTTTatttaaagcaacaatatgtaACAATTTCACCTgctttaataataatgtcaGACGCCACACtgcctggtaaaaaaaaaaagaagcgatgTGGCTCTGTTGTTGCCGTGGCAACCTTGGTCTAATATGAAccggtggaccagccaggacactcaCTCCGGGCTGCGTTAGTGCTAGCAATTAACATTACATCGCAGTACAAAATAAATTCGTGTACATTCATTAGCTTCTTAAAACACTATAATCTTGGCTCAGTTCCGCTTCACACCTACAGGGGGCACCCCAGAGTAAAAATGGGACATGTTGCTTCTCCAACCCCGCCAGGCACCAAATTGAGGATTTAGGCACCCAAAGTCAACAATTTTCAAGGTACATAAGGTTTTCCGCTGGAAGACTTTAGCTCAAATGCTGTGATaatgtaacgtaacgtaaccATGACGCCATCTTTGACACATAACAGGAAATCAAACTATTATTTGACAGCAGCTTGCATAGATATTTAAATCTACATTTCTCACAATTTTACTACCACTTGTGCTAAATTGGGTGTCATAAATAGCCAATAAAGAATCATTTTCTATCCAAATTATGATCTCATTACAATAAAACCTGAATGGAAACAGCGCCACCGTAGTGGCCAAAACATgtcattacattaaaaaaatgacaaatgacacaaaaaacattAGAAAAGTGCTGCTAAAATATCACCAaataaattacttaaaataaaaacaaataaatacaatatataaaaaag comes from Doryrhamphus excisus isolate RoL2022-K1 chromosome 15, RoL_Dexc_1.0, whole genome shotgun sequence and encodes:
- the galr2b gene encoding galanin receptor 2b encodes the protein MDMEPSVQANSSDSYQLNPTSVIVSVVFSLIFLLGTVGNSLVLAVLLRSGQVGYNTTNLFILNLSVADFFFIIFCVPFQATIYSLEGWVFGSFMCKAVHFFINLTMYASSFTLAAVSVDRYLAIRYPLRSRELRTPCNAVVAMVVIWGLSLVFAGPYLSYYDLVDYANSTVCIPGWQERDRKMLDTCTFLFGYVIPVLIVSLSYTRTIKYLWTAVDPLDGMSESKRAKRKVTKMIIIVTVLFCICWLPYHVVILCYLYGDFPFNQVTYAFRLLSHCMAYANSCVNPIVYALVSKHFRKGFKKVFSCILSKNRRNKVHVVHVANTVPGFEAATTEVSQMNEENARQNECEMTNRRVVEPREATVTLNSPFQHPT